A single genomic interval of Zingiber officinale cultivar Zhangliang chromosome 4A, Zo_v1.1, whole genome shotgun sequence harbors:
- the LOC121969276 gene encoding 60S ribosomal protein L3-like, with product MSHRKFEHPRHGSLGFLPRKRASRHRGKVKSFPKDDPTKPCKLTAFLGYKSGMTHIVREVEKPGSKLHKKETCEAVTIIETPPMVVVGLVAYVKTPHGLRSLNTVWAQHLSEEVRRRFYKNWYKSKKTAFAKYSKKYESEEGKKEIQSQLEKMKKYASVIRVLAHTQIRKMKGLKQKKAHLMEIQVNGGTVAQKVDFAYGFFEKQVPMDAVFQKDEMIDIIGVTKGKGYEGVVTRWGVTRLPRKTHRGLRKVACIGAWHPARVSYTVARAGQNGYHHRTEMNKKIYKIGKSGDESHTAMTEFDRTEKDITPMGGFPHYGIVKEDYIMIKGCCVGPKKRVVTLRQSLLKQTSRVALEEIKLKFIDTSSKFGHGRFQTTQEKRKFYGKLKA from the exons ATGTCTCATCGGAAATTTGAGCACCCAAGGCATGGGTCGCTAGGGTTTCTCCCGAGGAAACGAGCTTCTCGTCATCGTGGAAAAG TGAAGTCCTTCCCCAAGGATGACCCTACCAAACCTTGCAAGTTAACTGCATTCCTTGGATACAAGTCTGGTATGACCCACATTGTACGTGAGGTCGAGAAACCAGGATCAA aGCTTCATAAGAAGGAGACTTGTGAAGCTGTTACTATCATAGAAACTCCACCAATGGTGGTTGTTGGACTTGTTGCCTATGTGAAGACACCACATGGTCTTCGTTCTCTCAACACTGTGTGGGCTCAGCATTTAAGTGAGGAAGTGAGACGAAGATTCTACAAGAACtggtacaagagcaagaagacgGCTTTTGCAAAATACTCTAAGAAATATGAAAGTGAggagggaaagaaagaaattcaGTCACAACTAGAAAAGATGAAGAAGTATGCCTCTGTCATTCGTGTTCTGGCTCACACTCAG ATTAGGAAGATGAAGGGCCTCAAACAGAAAAAAGCCCATCTGATGGAGATCCAAGTTAATGGTGGGACTGTGGCACAAAAGGTGGATTTTGCTTACGGCTTCTTTGAGAAGCAAGTACCCATGGATGCTGTCTTCCAGAAAGACGAGATGATTGATATTATTGGTGTTACAAAAGGTAAAGGTTATGAAGGTGTTGTCACTCGTTGGGGTGTCACCCGCCTTCCACGTAAGACGCACAGGGGTCTCCGCAAGGTTGCCTGTATTGGGGCGTGGCATCCTGCCAGAGTATCCTACACTGTTGCTCGTGCTGGACAGAATGGTTACCACCACCGCACTGAAATGAACAAGAAGATTTACAAGATTGGCAAATCTGGAGATGAATCCCACACTGCTATGACTGAGTTTGATAG GACTGAGAAAGACATCACACCCATGGGTGGCTTCCCACACTATGGTATTGTGAAGGAAGACTATATTATGATTAAGGGGTGTTGTGTGGGGCCAAAGAAAAGGGTCGTCACTCTTCGTCAATCCCTACTAAAGCAAACTTCTCGCGTTGCCCTCGAGGAGATCaagctcaagttcattgataCTTCTTCCAAGTTTGGTCATGGACGTTTCCAAACAACTCAAGAGAAGCGAAAGTTCTATGGCAAGCTGAAGGCATGA
- the LOC121969274 gene encoding photosystem II 22 kDa protein 1, chloroplastic-like has product MATAQSMLVSSINGGRETTALLQSQIRRLRPTPFSHFLLPPRPSPSTSSTSYRPVLAVFKSKAKAPPKKVEKVKGKVEDGIFGTSGGIGFTKQNELFVGRVAMLGFAASILGEAITGKGILAQLNLETGIPIYEAEPLLLFFILFTLLGAIGALGDRGKFVDDEPIGLEKAVIPPGKGVRSALGLKEGGPLFGFTKANELFVGRLAQLGFAISIIGEIITGKGALAQLNIETGVPINEIEPLVLFNVLFFFIAAINPGTGKFVVTDEEE; this is encoded by the exons ATGGCCACAGCTCAGTCCATGCTCGTGTCCAGCATTAATGGAGGCAGAGAGacgacggcgcttcttcagtctCAAATTCGCCGGCTCCGACCGACACCGTTCTCCcacttcctcctccctcctcggCCGTCGCCTTCTACTTCTTCCACTTCTTACAGGCCAGTTCTGGCCGTATTCAAGTCTAAGGCCAAAGCTCCGCCCAAGAAG GTGGAGAAGGTCAAGGGAAAGGTGGAAGATGGCATTTTTGGCACTTCAGGGGGAATTGGATTCACCAAGCAGAATGAGCTATTCGTTGGCCGGGTTGCTATGCTTGGATTTGCA GCATCAATACTAGGAGAAGCAATCACAGGGAAAGGAATCCTGGCACAACTTAACCTGGAAACAGGAATACCAATCTACGAAGCCgagcctctcctcctcttcttcatcctcttcacccTTCTTGGAGCCATCGGAGCTCTCGGGGATCGTGGCAAGTTCGTCGACGACGAACCCATAGGCTTGGAAAAGGCTGTCATCCCCCCTGGCAAGGGAGTCCGATCAGCTCTAGGACTCAAAGAAGGAG GCCCCCTCTTTGGGTTCACGAAGGCAAATGAGCTCTTTGTTGGGAGATTAGCTCAGCTTGGTTTTGCAATCTCGATAATTGGGGAGATCATCACAGGGAAGGGAGCTCTCGCTCAACTGAACATCGAGACTGGTGTGCCGATCAATGAGATTGAGCCACTGGTTTTGTTCAACGTGCTCTTCTTCTTCATTGCCGCAATCAATCCAGGAACCGGCAAATTTGTCGTCACTGATGAAGAAGAGTAA
- the LOC121969275 gene encoding V-type proton ATPase 16 kDa proteolipid subunit: MSSFSGDETAPFFGFLGAAAALVFSCMGAAYGTAKSGVGVASMGVMRPELVMKSIVPVVMAGVLGIYGLIIAVIISTGINPKAKSYYLFDGYAHLSSGLACGLAGLSAGMAIGIVGDAGVRANAQQPKLFVGMILILIFAEALALYGLIVGIILSSRAGQSRAD, translated from the exons ATGTCTAGCTTCAGCGGCGATGAAACTGCCCCTTTCTTCGGATTCCTCGGCGCGGCCGCGGCGCTCGTCTTCTCTT GCATGGGGGCGGCGTACGGAACTGCGAAGAGCGGCGTTGGTGTTGCTTCCATGGGTGTGATGCGCCCGGAGCTCGTGATGAAGTCGATAGTTCCCGTTGTCATGGCCGGAGTTTTGGGGATCTACGGTCTCATCATTGCGGTGATAATAAGCACCGGGATCAACCCCAAGGCCAAGTCGTACTACCTCTTCGATGGGTACGCGCACCTCTCTTCCGGGCTGGCTTGTGGCCTCGCAGGACTTTCAGCTGGCATGGCGATTGGAATCGTAGGAGATGCTGGAGTCAG GGCCAACGCCCAGCAGCCAAAGCTCTTTGTGGGAATGATTCTGATACTCATCTTCGCCGAAGCTCTTGCCCTCTATGGCCTTATTGTCGGCATCATCCTTTCCTCTCGAGCTGGTCAATCTCGAGCAGATTAA